DNA sequence from the Paenibacillus physcomitrellae genome:
TTTATTATCAACACGTGTTGATTAATTAACGTCCGTTGATTAGTATTATAGAGAACCGGCGGCAGCTTTCAATCGCTAATCTTTGCGTTTTTGTCCCATAAAAGACAGAAACAGAAAACATGTTGAATAACCCTAAAAATAAAACGACTTTAGGACAAAAAATGGAGGGATCACATGGATAAACGTCCGGGCAAAGGCGTAAACACATCCATCGGAACAGGGACTGAGACTGGGACTGGGACTGGGAACCGCCCAACAGGTGCTGGTGTAAAAACCGACCTCCGAATCATCAAAACAAAAACGGCCATTAACCGGGCTTTCTTAGAACTGTTTGCAGAGAAAGAACTGGAACAAATTACGATTAATGAAATTGCCGCAAAAGCCAATGTGAACCGGGGAACTGTTTATTTACACTACAGCGACAAGTTTGATCTGTTGGACAAAAGTATCGAAGACCACCTGGAACAGCTGATCACCTTCTGCAATCACGATCAGGAACCGGGCGGCCAAATCTCGCTGATCAGCGAACTTGAACCTGTATTTATTTATTTGCAGCAAAATTACCTGTTTTTCTCCGCTATGCTGGCCAACGAGCGAAGTTCTTTGTTCCGGGAACGTTTGCTGCATTTTATTTCGTCCAATATCAAAACGAAGCTGGATAACCACAAAGCCCCCTCCGGGATCGACCCGGAATTAAACGCCCAGTTTATGGCTGCGTCTTTTGTTGGCATTGTAGAATGGTGGATCAAAGAAAAAATGCCCCATCCTCCCGGCTTTATGGCTGAACAGCTTTGGAAGCTGCTGAAGAAAAATGAAGTAATTTGAGTATCTAATCCGGTTTCACAAGGATTATCGCCAAAGCCCGAGGGAGGTTGACTTCGAATGCACGGCAGCTATCCAATGAAAGCAGGGCACCCAATCCCAAGTGGGCTACCCAACAAAAAAGCCGGTCCGCTTGAAAACGGACCGGCTTTCGTTGTTCTATTTTTGCGGCAGATCAAAGTCTCTTGTTCACCAACAACCTCAGTTAGGTTAATCCGCTAAAACTACAGCATCTCCCCGGCGGATCTCCCCCGTTTGGATAACGGAAGCATAGACGCCAAAATTCAGTCCAAAATCTTCGTTAACCCTTCTGAGCAAAGACGGGTCTTTCTCCCGGCTGTCGGGATCGATCGTTATGAATACGCAGCGCTGGCAGAAGCTGTCCACGCGAAGGCGGACTTCTCCGATCTCGAGCTCACGTCCGATCCAATCCCCTTCAAACTCCGAAGCATCGTCCAAAGCGATCATGAAATTGCCGCGGAAACGGCGATGGTCCAGCGGCTTGCCCCATAGAGACTCCAGCGTACGCAGACTGGCATCCGTAACCAGCAGCAGACTGGCTCCGTCTACCGACAATAAATTGGAGTGTTGAGCCTCCGGATGAGGTTCCATGAAACGGGACATGGAGATCGGCTTGTTGACCAGTCCCTGGATTTCCTGAAGCAGGTCGTCATCCCAGCCCAAAACCCGGCCGTCAGACGTGGTGACTTGAACACGCTCTTCGTCATCGTTATAACGAGCCTGATAAGTAAGCATGGCTGGCGTATTCCGAGCGGTCACATATTTCCACCAGTCCTTCTTGGATTCGTCGCGGAAGGAACAAACCCGATCCCCGCGCATCCCGTAGGTCTCAATGGTACAGGACTCCAACGTCTCCCCGCTCATAGACTTCACCGGATAACGGTTGATTTCCCGGATCGCACCTACTGTTTTATTCACAAACAACGCCCCTATTAACTCTTATTCTACAACAACGCGCCAGCCGAACGGATCTTCGATTTTTCCTTTTTGAATGCCGGTAATCGTGTCATAGACGCGTGCAGACAATTCGCCGGTTGTTCCATCACCGATCATGAGCTTCTCGCCGTTCCAATGCAGCGAGCCAACCGGAGAAATAACGGCCGCTGTGCCGGTGCCGAACATTTCCTTCAGGCTGCCATCCTTCTGAGCTTGAACCAGCTCGTCAATCGAGATCAGGCGTTCCTCTACCTCTACGCCCCAGTGCTTCAGCAGATGAAGGACCGAATCCCGCGTAATCCCGGGCAGCAGTCCGCCTGTCAATGCAGGTGTAACGACCTTATCGCCGATCCGGAAGAAGACGTTCATACTGCCGACTTCTTCGACGTATTTACGGTGCACGCCATCAAGCCAAAGAACCTGCGAATAACCAAGAGCGGAAGCGCCTTCCTGCGCTTTTAGCCCTGCCGCATAGTTGCCGGCGGTTTTGACATGGCCTACGCCGCCCACAACGGAACGTGCATATTCGGATTCTACGTAAATGGACACAGGCTTGATCCCTTCTGCGTAGTAGGATCCCACCGGAGACAAAATGATAATGAATTTGTACTGCTGCGAAGGTGAAACGCCTAAAGCAGGCTCCGTAGCAATCACGAACGGTCTAACATAAAGAGAGGTCTCCGGCGCGTCTGGAATCCAATCCTGATCGACCATAACCAGCTGGCGGAGGGCTTCAAGTCCCATCTCTTCATCAACCGCCGGAATACTCATACGATCGTTCGAGCGGTTCAACCGTTTCATGTTCATATCAGGACGGAACAGGAAAATTTGACCCGAGTCGGTTCTGTAAGCCTTTAATCCTTCAAAGATCGTTTGGCCGTAATGGAACACCTTGGCTGCCGGATCCAGTGAAATCGGCTGGTAAGGCACGATTCTTGCATTATGCCAGCCTTTGCCTTCCTCGTAATCGAGAATAAACATGTGATCGGTAAAATATTTCCCGAATCCTAATTCGCTTGCAGCGGGTTTCGGTTTGGGAGTTGTAGTGCGTTCAATGTGGATTGTCTGTGTCATGTCGTGTCACCCTTTATCGATAAGATTGTTCATTATATCGTAACCTATCTGACGCTAGATTGGAAATATCTATTCTGGCCCCGAACTTTGTAAGATTTCAAGATAAGCCGCATTAATGGCGTTCTCACGCCTTTTACAGGCTTAAAATGGGCATTTTTAATGGATAGGACATTTTTTATCGTTATTGTTACGGGACAGTCACCTATTCCTCTCCCCCATCATACATAAAGGAGTAGAAGGGGGGAGGCATATGAACAGCAGCATTCATCATCAACGGGCCATATTTTTGGCAGCCGTCTGTTCGCAGACCTACGCCCAATTTGCCAATCCAGACGGTTTGATTGTCCTTCCTTCCCCTTACCGAATCTGCCACATCATCAAAGCCAAGTCGCTCACCCATCAATGGGAGCCCTTCGGATTCATCCTGGAAGCTCCCGAAGAGCTGATTATCGCTTTCCGCGGTACCAGCTCCACAACCAATTGGATCGCCGATATGCTGGCCTCGCAAACGAAATTCAAATATATTCAGGAAGATTGCCAGACCCATCGCGGTTTTACCTCCATTTATGCCTCAGCGCGCAAAGCACTCCTGAACGCCGCAGCGAAACTCCCGGCAAACAAACCTTTGTTTATTACAGGCCACAGCCTGGGAGCTGCTCTGGCTACGTTGTGCGCCCTTGATCTAGCAGCGAATACCGCTTTCAAGTCGCCCTACCTGTACACGTTTGGTTCTCCGCGTGTAGGCGACCCTGCTTTTGCCAAAACGTTCTCTAAATATGTACCAAACAGCTGGCGGTTCGCCAATCTGTTCGACATCGTCACGATGGCGCCGCCAGCCGTATACAAGCTGCCTAAACGGGAGAAAAGGTATTATTACAGCCATGTCCGGACCCCCTCCCCATTAACCTTCGTTAACGGAGCCTTTGGGCCCAACCATGTGATCGGCAGTTATTTTGGCGAGTTGTCCAAACTCGATCCCGAGTTTGCCCGGCAATTAAACGACAGCTGTCCCGGATTCTGCCCTGTACCTTTGTAATTCGACGGCTAGTCTCACCGGGGATGCTGTGCTTTCGCGATGTGCGCCTGGGATGTACTCCTGTGAGCTTGATCTTAGCCTTATCCCCCCGCCCGCCTGCCTGCCAGGTGATCCTCTTTCTTCCGGTGCTTTAGCCTTTTCTGCTTTTCTACATTCCGCTTTCCAGCATTCCGCTTTCCTGCTTTTCTGTTTTTCGCTTTCCAGTTACAATCTTTCCAGCGCACCCTCCAGCTTGTAAGGCTCCAAATCCAGATCCGGACTTTGGCCAAGCGCCAGCTTGGCTAACTGCAATCCTATGTATGGACCCATGGTCAGTCCGGAAGCCCCTAAACCATTGGCAACGAACAGCCCCTTCCAATCAGGCAGCGGACCGATCACGGGCAGAAATCCCGGTGTAAACGGGCGAAAGCCTGCCCTCGCTTCCAGAAACTCGCCATCTGACAGTCCTGGAGCATGCTCAAGCGCTTTGTTTAGCACTTCCTGTAATCCTCCCGCTGTGATCCGGGTATCAAAGCCGTTTGGATGATTTTCATGGGTAGCTCCAATCACGATCCGCTGGTCGGGAAAAGCCAGAATGTACTGATCACCAGGCGGCATCACCACAGGCCAGCGGCTAGTATCTCCCTCTTCCAGTCCCAGGTGTATAATTTGCGCTTTCTGATAAGTGACTTTAAAATCCACCTCTAAAGGCTCAAGAAGCTTGCCGGCCCATGCCCCGGCACAAACCAATACGGCGTCAGCCTCGAGCTTCTGATTCTGGACAAGCACCCCGGTTACCCGGTTTCCATCGCAGCTGAGAACAGCCTCCCCTTTGATCTGCTTGGCTCCGTGCCGGACAGACGAGCGAAGCAGCGCATCCCGCAGCGCCCTTCCATCCACACGGGCTGCGCCCTCGACATAGAGGGCCGCGAACGCATCGCCAAGGGGAGGGAAGCACCGCTGCACCTCTTCCGGCTCAAGCAGTGACAGCTCACCCATTTCCGGAGCTTCCTCTTGTCTGCGCAAGGCGATTTGCTCCAGTCCGGCCAGCTTGTCCATATCCGGATCCAAACGCAGGGCGCCGACACGGGCGTAACCGGTATGTTTCTCCCCCTCCTGCTCAAGTTCAGCGATCAAGGCCGGGTAGAACCGCGCCCCTTCTATGGCCAGCTTATACCAGGCCTGATTGCGCCTCTTTGAAATCCATGGACAAATAATGCCTGCTGCAGCATCCGTCGCCTGCCCGGGTTCATCCCGGTCAATGATGGTCACATCCGCGCCGCTTCGGGCCAGCTGGTAAGCCGTTGATGCGCCTAGAATTCCGGCGCCGATCACGATAATTTTTTGCATATTCAGCTTCCTTCTCCAATTAATTACTGCTAAGTATTGCTATTACTGCGAAATATCTGATACCGATTTCTATACGCTCCGGGAGTCATCGCCGCTGCCCTTTTGAACAGCCTGGTAAAATAATTAGGATCTCGAAATCCGCACATCTCTCCTACCCGTACAAGCGAATGATCCGTATAAGCAAGCAGGCGTTTCGCACGTTCGATTTGCAGATGATGCCTGAAGGCGATCGGGCTCATTCCCGTATGTTTCTTCAAACAGCGGGCCAAATAATCGAAGTGGTAATGCAGATCTCGTTCCATCTCTGCAGAATTAAACGGCTTCTCCAGCCCTTCAGCCAGATAAGCCGCCACCTTCTCGCTCAGCCGGTAAGAAAGGGGAAGCGGGCCGCCTTCCCTTAATCCATTTTGAAGTGCAATTAGCAGCTTTCCAAAGCCGATTTGCAGTTCATAGGTCCGGGAATAAGTTAACGTGTTGTGCAGATCAAGCAGCTCATTAATCAGCGGCAGGACAGTTCCCATATCTACGTCCGCATACTTCGGGATATTCACCGCGCCGGTGGGCGGTTCGATGTCCTGATCCGTTCGCTGAAGCCGGGTCTGCCACTGGCTGTCAGGATCTAATACCCGAGCCCCTTCTCCCTGCGGATACCGGAAGTGAATCCAATAGACCTCGGTCTCCGATTCAGTTGGCCGGTACCCGCGATGGTGTTTTCCCGGTTCAAGGATCAACATTTGACCCTCGCCCACCTCATATCTCACGCCATTTTCTTCCATGTACAGCATACCCTTGGAGCACAAGATCAAATCGTACGCTTCAAAGCACCGCTCGGCGTGTGTAATTCCCGGCGGCCAGACCGTTTGCCCCACCGCTGCCAGAAGGGGAAAAGGAGGTACGTCCAGCTGCAGCATCTGCATCCCATCACCCTCTATCCAAAGATGTAGAAATTGTACTATATGAAGTAGAGATTGTCAGCTTTATCAGGTGCGTGGTTCAGGTAAAGTGGTAGATATCATCTGTTAATTTATGACGATAAGGGGATAAGCGATAATGAGATTTCGTCAAGTTCATTTGGATTTTCATACCTCCGAAGCTATCGAAGGGATTGGTCAAAGCTTCTCCAAACAGCAGTTTCAGGACATGCTGAAGCTGGGACACGTCGATTCGATTACGGTGTTCGCCAAATGCCATCATGGCTGGGCTTATCACCCGTCTTCAGCTAATGAGACACACCCGCATTTATCTTTTGACCTGCTGGGTGCGCAGATTGAAGCGGCCCATGAAATCGGCGTCAAAACGCCGGTTTATCTGTCGGCCGGGTTGGACGAGAAGCTCGCCCGCAGGCATCCGGAATGGCTGATTCGGGATCAGCAGGAGCGAATCAGCTGGGTATCGGATTTTATGACGCCAGGGTACCACCAATTTTGCATGAATACCCTCTATCTGGACCTTCTGGCGGCACAGGTACACGAAGTTGTCGCCCATTATGACGCCGACGGGATCTTCCTGGACATTGTGGGGGTAAGGGAATGTTACTGCCAATTTTGTGTGGCTGAAATTCGCAGACGCGGGTCTGACCCGCGCTGCGAAGAGGACATGAAGGTGATGTGGGAGGAAACGTATGCGAATTATGCCAACCGTATGAATGAAACGGTCCATGCGCTGAAGCCCGGGCTGCCCGTGTTTCATAACAGCAGCCATGTATCCAGGGGAAGACGAGATCTGGTTCATCTGAATACGCACCTGGAGCTTGAATCTTTGCCGACCGGCGGCTGGGGATATGATCATTTCCCTTTATCGGCCAGGTACGCCCAAGGATTAGGTGTGGACTTTCAGGGCATGACAGGCAAATTCCATCTGTCCTGGGGAGAATTCGGCGGGTTCAAGCATCCGAACGCGCTCCGCTATGAAACGGCGCTGAGTCTGGCCAATGGCGCCCGCTGCTCGATCGGCGATCAGCTGCATCCGGCCGGGATGATGGACCCCGCCACCTATTCGCTGATCGGAGAAGCCTACCGCGAAGTTGAAGCAAAGGAACAATGGTGCCGGGACGCCGTCTCCATAGCGGACGTAGCCCTTCTGTCCGCTGAAGCGGCCGGCCATAGCTTCGGACGGCCGGAAGCCGACCTTGGGGCCGGGGACACGGGAGCCGTACGGATTTTACTTGAGGGACACTATTTGTTTGACGTCGTGGATACAGAAAGCGATTGGAGTTCTTATAAAGTGATGATTCTGCCGGACTCCATCGCGGTAACGGAGCCGCTTAAAGCCAAACTAAACGTGTTTCTGGAAAGCGGCGGCAAGGTGCTGGCCACCGGACGGTCGGGGCTGGCGCCGGATGGAAGCCGGTTTGAGCTCGAGCTTGGCGCCGTATGGCAGGATAACTCCAGCTTCAAACCCAGCTATATGCGCCCTGAGTTTGAACTTCCTTCCCTGCGCGGTTCGTCGTTCGTCGTGTACACGGAAGGCCAGGACGTGACTCTTGCTCCTAACGGAGTCCAACTGGCTCAAAGGGAAAATCCTTATTTCAATCGGGACCTGTTCACGTTCTCTTCTCATCAGCATACTCCCTCTAATCTGAAGGAAGCTGGTCCCGGCATGACCGAAGGACCGAACGGTATTTATATCACCTGGAACCTCTTCGAGGATTATGCCCTGAAAGGAAGCCTTCCGGTTAAGGAAATGGTGAAGTACGCGCTGGACCGCCTGCTGGCATCTGCAACTGCCGCACCCGCTGGATCAGATGGTCCGGATGGTTCAGATAGATCAGATAAACTAGAAGGTTCAGGTGATTCAGATGATTCAGGCGGTTCAGGTGGTAAAACGATAGAGGTCAACCTCCCCGCCCAAGGCATCGTTACCCTGCAGCAGCAGAACGCCGACAACCGCTGGGTCGCTCACTTGTTATACGGTCCACCTGTAAGAAGGGGACAAAACGTAGAGGTGATCGAAGATCTGCCTGTTCTGGCCGATACCAGATTGTCCGCTGCTGTAACTGAGGAAGTAAAACAAGTTTATTTGGCCCCACAAGGTACTTCTCTTCCTTTCCGGCAGAATAGAGGCATTGTTACCTGTTCGATTCCGGCCTGGTCCTGCCATCAAATGGTCGTGCTTCAGTTTTAAAGGGAGTCCGGCTTGTCCGTCATAACGGTCGATATCGGTCAGCCGGAAATTTAAAAACCATCCGCTTCGGCGGATGGCTCTTTTAATCAACTAAGTGTCTAGGCTTGCAAGACTTTCGTTTCAGCTAATCTCTGACCGTACGTCTGACAGGCATCCAAATCTCACTCTTAAAATGCGGCGACGAAACATCGCTGCTTTCGTTCCACAGTATTTCCGGCCCTTCCGCTGCTTCGTAGCCCGAGGACGGAAACCACTCGGCATAAATTTGGCCCCATACCTCCTGCAGCGCTTGAGGGAATGGACCCACCGCCGTAAAGACGGCCCATGTTCCGGCGTTAACTTCAAGGCAGTCCATATCCTCCGGACAAGCTTTCGTTGTGGCTGCCCCAATGAAATGGTCCAATTCGCCCTGCTCCTCCATCCGGCCCTCTGAAAAATTCGTAGAAGCGCTGATCAGCCCATACGGTTCTCTGCCCGACAGCTCTTTGAGACGTTTGATTTTAGCTTCATCCAGACTCTCCCACATGGAAGCTATCTCCGGATTGACGCCCTCGAATTGGATCCGTACCCTTTTCTTCAGACCGGCGATTCGGAAAGCCTCTTGTTCTAC
Encoded proteins:
- a CDS encoding branched-chain amino acid aminotransferase, yielding MTQTIHIERTTTPKPKPAASELGFGKYFTDHMFILDYEEGKGWHNARIVPYQPISLDPAAKVFHYGQTIFEGLKAYRTDSGQIFLFRPDMNMKRLNRSNDRMSIPAVDEEMGLEALRQLVMVDQDWIPDAPETSLYVRPFVIATEPALGVSPSQQYKFIIILSPVGSYYAEGIKPVSIYVESEYARSVVGGVGHVKTAGNYAAGLKAQEGASALGYSQVLWLDGVHRKYVEEVGSMNVFFRIGDKVVTPALTGGLLPGITRDSVLHLLKHWGVEVEERLISIDELVQAQKDGSLKEMFGTGTAAVISPVGSLHWNGEKLMIGDGTTGELSARVYDTITGIQKGKIEDPFGWRVVVE
- a CDS encoding MOSC domain-containing protein; this translates as MNKTVGAIREINRYPVKSMSGETLESCTIETYGMRGDRVCSFRDESKKDWWKYVTARNTPAMLTYQARYNDDEERVQVTTSDGRVLGWDDDLLQEIQGLVNKPISMSRFMEPHPEAQHSNLLSVDGASLLLVTDASLRTLESLWGKPLDHRRFRGNFMIALDDASEFEGDWIGRELEIGEVRLRVDSFCQRCVFITIDPDSREKDPSLLRRVNEDFGLNFGVYASVIQTGEIRRGDAVVLAD
- a CDS encoding NAD(P)/FAD-dependent oxidoreductase: MQKIIVIGAGILGASTAYQLARSGADVTIIDRDEPGQATDAAAGIICPWISKRRNQAWYKLAIEGARFYPALIAELEQEGEKHTGYARVGALRLDPDMDKLAGLEQIALRRQEEAPEMGELSLLEPEEVQRCFPPLGDAFAALYVEGAARVDGRALRDALLRSSVRHGAKQIKGEAVLSCDGNRVTGVLVQNQKLEADAVLVCAGAWAGKLLEPLEVDFKVTYQKAQIIHLGLEEGDTSRWPVVMPPGDQYILAFPDQRIVIGATHENHPNGFDTRITAGGLQEVLNKALEHAPGLSDGEFLEARAGFRPFTPGFLPVIGPLPDWKGLFVANGLGASGLTMGPYIGLQLAKLALGQSPDLDLEPYKLEGALERL
- a CDS encoding AraC family transcriptional regulator, which produces MQMLQLDVPPFPLLAAVGQTVWPPGITHAERCFEAYDLILCSKGMLYMEENGVRYEVGEGQMLILEPGKHHRGYRPTESETEVYWIHFRYPQGEGARVLDPDSQWQTRLQRTDQDIEPPTGAVNIPKYADVDMGTVLPLINELLDLHNTLTYSRTYELQIGFGKLLIALQNGLREGGPLPLSYRLSEKVAAYLAEGLEKPFNSAEMERDLHYHFDYLARCLKKHTGMSPIAFRHHLQIERAKRLLAYTDHSLVRVGEMCGFRDPNYFTRLFKRAAAMTPGAYRNRYQIFRSNSNT
- a CDS encoding alpha-amylase family protein, coding for MRFRQVHLDFHTSEAIEGIGQSFSKQQFQDMLKLGHVDSITVFAKCHHGWAYHPSSANETHPHLSFDLLGAQIEAAHEIGVKTPVYLSAGLDEKLARRHPEWLIRDQQERISWVSDFMTPGYHQFCMNTLYLDLLAAQVHEVVAHYDADGIFLDIVGVRECYCQFCVAEIRRRGSDPRCEEDMKVMWEETYANYANRMNETVHALKPGLPVFHNSSHVSRGRRDLVHLNTHLELESLPTGGWGYDHFPLSARYAQGLGVDFQGMTGKFHLSWGEFGGFKHPNALRYETALSLANGARCSIGDQLHPAGMMDPATYSLIGEAYREVEAKEQWCRDAVSIADVALLSAEAAGHSFGRPEADLGAGDTGAVRILLEGHYLFDVVDTESDWSSYKVMILPDSIAVTEPLKAKLNVFLESGGKVLATGRSGLAPDGSRFELELGAVWQDNSSFKPSYMRPEFELPSLRGSSFVVYTEGQDVTLAPNGVQLAQRENPYFNRDLFTFSSHQHTPSNLKEAGPGMTEGPNGIYITWNLFEDYALKGSLPVKEMVKYALDRLLASATAAPAGSDGPDGSDRSDKLEGSGDSDDSGGSGGKTIEVNLPAQGIVTLQQQNADNRWVAHLLYGPPVRRGQNVEVIEDLPVLADTRLSAAVTEEVKQVYLAPQGTSLPFRQNRGIVTCSIPAWSCHQMVVLQF
- a CDS encoding AraC family transcriptional regulator encodes the protein MNTLEPMNQAMVYIEENLAGEIDYKEIARLALCSEYHFKRMFSFLSGIPLSEYIRRRRLTLAAVDLQHTANKIIDIALTYGYNSPDAFTKAFQNFHGVTPSDARAKGKDQPLKSFPRMTFQLTIKGGKEMNYRIVEQEAFRIAGLKKRVRIQFEGVNPEIASMWESLDEAKIKRLKELSGREPYGLISASTNFSEGRMEEQGELDHFIGAATTKACPEDMDCLEVNAGTWAVFTAVGPFPQALQEVWGQIYAEWFPSSGYEAAEGPEILWNESSDVSSPHFKSEIWMPVRRTVRD
- a CDS encoding TetR/AcrR family transcriptional regulator, whose amino-acid sequence is MDKRPGKGVNTSIGTGTETGTGTGNRPTGAGVKTDLRIIKTKTAINRAFLELFAEKELEQITINEIAAKANVNRGTVYLHYSDKFDLLDKSIEDHLEQLITFCNHDQEPGGQISLISELEPVFIYLQQNYLFFSAMLANERSSLFRERLLHFISSNIKTKLDNHKAPSGIDPELNAQFMAASFVGIVEWWIKEKMPHPPGFMAEQLWKLLKKNEVI
- a CDS encoding lipase family protein; this translates as MNSSIHHQRAIFLAAVCSQTYAQFANPDGLIVLPSPYRICHIIKAKSLTHQWEPFGFILEAPEELIIAFRGTSSTTNWIADMLASQTKFKYIQEDCQTHRGFTSIYASARKALLNAAAKLPANKPLFITGHSLGAALATLCALDLAANTAFKSPYLYTFGSPRVGDPAFAKTFSKYVPNSWRFANLFDIVTMAPPAVYKLPKREKRYYYSHVRTPSPLTFVNGAFGPNHVIGSYFGELSKLDPEFARQLNDSCPGFCPVPL